A DNA window from Cydia splendana chromosome 24, ilCydSple1.2, whole genome shotgun sequence contains the following coding sequences:
- the LOC134802436 gene encoding zinc finger protein 626-like: MESSALQATNSVCVKIEPCEDVCIPDEATFDGVYVKPEPLLTVCVKDEPRCEGVWIKAEPSCSDVCVKDETLGGTAAELCADDAVKNEPVLCPELVEQRSVRHAPTGQTPKKKPTQKSYVCPHCGYESAIKLCLDRHLSRHTNEKPYRCNHCSYASSRKDALVVHIRKHTGEKPYKCEQCSFATAHKSTLQLHARGHRMNISEKPYKCDRSDLQTHEMIDTGDTGGTLYKCDHCTYASGRKVNVQTHARIHRNGEHKPYKMLHLYFQGGKP; the protein is encoded by the exons ATGGAGTCGTCAGCGTTACAGGCTACAAATAGCGTTTGCGTGAAAATTGAGCCCTGTGAGGATGTGTGTATACCAGATGAGGCCACGTTCGACGGAGTGTATGTGAAACCTGAGCCTTTACTGACTGTATGTGTAAAAGACGAGCCCAGGTGCGAGGGTGTGTGGATAAAAGCGGAGCCTTCGTGCTCAGATGTGTGTGTAAAAGACGAGACGCTTGGCGGGACTGCGGCGGAGCTGTGCGCCGACGACGCAGTTAAAAATGAGCCCGTGCTCTGCCCCGAGCTAGTCGAGCAGCGCAGCGTGCGCCACGCACCAACAG GGCAAACACCAAAGAAGAAACCAACCCAGAAAAGTTATGTATGCCCCCACTGTGGGTATGAATCAGCTATAAAACTCTGCTTAGATAGGCATTTGAGCAGGCACACTAATGAGAAGCCATACAGATGTAATCACTGTAGCTATGCTAGCAGCCGAAAAGATGCTTTGGTAGTTCATATAAGGAAACACACTGGCGAAAAACCATACAAGTGCGAGCAATGTAGTTTCGCCACTGCCCACAAAAGTACTTTGCAACTTCATGCAAGGGGGCATAGGATGAATATAAGTGAGAAACCTTACAAGTGTGACCGTAGTGATTTACAAACACATGAAATGATAGACACTGGCGACACTGGTggtacactttataaatgtgACCACTGCACTTATGCTAGCGGACGTAAAGTTAATGTGCAAACTCATGCAAGGATACATAGGAATGGTGAACATAAGCCGTACAAGATGTTACATCTATATTTTCAAGGGGGTAAACCCTaa